GATGACTTGGGACAAAGCCAATCCAGCCTGAGCAAACAATTAAGCGCGCTGGAACACACTCTGGGCCAGACCCTGTTTACGCGTACCGGCCGTGGGGTCAGCCTGAATGACGCTGGCGAACTGCTACGCCAGTCCATAGAGCCCGCTTATAGCCGCATTGATAGTGCCATCCGTGCTGTACGTCAGGATCACGGCGTCAACTCAGGCACGGTAAGGCTCGCCACCGTACACACCTTGAGCTACTACTTCATGTCCGATGTAGCCGCCTCTTTCATGGGCTCTCACCCTGGCGTGAATTTGTCCTTGCTAGGACGCAGTTCGCCCGAGGTGGTCGCGTTGGTGGAAAGTGGCAAGGCCGATGTGGGTTTTGTATACGACTCGGCGGTGGACTGTGGCGGGCTGGTCTCGCACACCTTGTTTGATGACCAAATGTGCCGCATCTCCGCGCGACAGGAGCTTGCTCCCGACGCTGACTTGAGCCACCAGGCCTTGCGCCTGATCGGCTTTCCGCCCCACTACGCCCTGCGCCGCATGATTCACAGCAGCGGCCTGCATCCGGAGTTTGTGGCGGAAGTTGAAACCATAGATGCCATGTTACGGCTGGTGGCTTCAGGATTGGGGGACTGTATCTTGCCCAGCCGTATCCCCGACAGCTTGTTGCACGAGCACAATCTGTATAAGTACCCGATTAAGCAACCTGCCCTGCAACGCCGGGTTGTGGCGATCCTGCGGGCAGACCGGGATCCTCAAGCCCTGACTTCGCGGCTGCTGGAATGTGCTTTACGCACGGCTCAAAGCCTATAGCGAAACGCTGCGACAAGAACCTGTCACAAGAGTTCGTCGCAGATAAACAGCCCATAAAAAACGGGCCTGATGAAAGACACTTCAAGTCCGGAAGTTTTCCAGAACCCTGAAGCTCCATCACCAGGCCCACTTGCACTCCTGCTCCACCCAAGGCCGACTCCCTGCCCCGGCCTTGGATAGCAAACTGCTTTACTGTGCCACGCAGTCCACGTAGTAACGCTTCTGACCGGAGGCATCCACCTCTTCCACAAAACCGTGGATATCCGTACCAAAGCCAGGACACTGGCGATGCAGTTCACGCGAGAACTTCAGGAAATCCACAATCGTCTTGTTAAAGGCTTCGCCAGGAATCAAGAGCGGAATACCGGGTGGGTAAGGCGTGATCAGGTTGGTCGTCACGCGACCTTCCAGTTGGTCAATCTCGACCCGTTCCGTACGACGCTGCGCAATGCAGGCAAAAGCATCAGCCGGACGCATGACAGGCACCACATCCGACAGGTACATATCCGTCATCAGGCGGGCAATGTCGTGCTTGGCGTACAGCTGGTGCACGTGCTGGCACAAATCGCGCAAGCCCATTTCCTCGTAGCAAGGATACTGACGTGCAAACTGCGGCAGAACACGCCAGACGGGCAGGTTGCGGTCGTAATCGTCCTTGAACTGCTGCAGCGCCGTCACCAGGGAGTTCCACCGGCCTTTGGTAATGCCAATAGTGAACATGATGAAGAAGCTGTACAGGCCAATCTTCTCCACAATCACGCCACGCTGCGCCAGGAACTTGGT
This genomic window from Alcaligenes faecalis contains:
- a CDS encoding LysR family transcriptional regulator → MHDFRPTDNLDRSLRCFLRIAQLGSVSKAADDLGQSQSSLSKQLSALEHTLGQTLFTRTGRGVSLNDAGELLRQSIEPAYSRIDSAIRAVRQDHGVNSGTVRLATVHTLSYYFMSDVAASFMGSHPGVNLSLLGRSSPEVVALVESGKADVGFVYDSAVDCGGLVSHTLFDDQMCRISARQELAPDADLSHQALRLIGFPPHYALRRMIHSSGLHPEFVAEVETIDAMLRLVASGLGDCILPSRIPDSLLHEHNLYKYPIKQPALQRRVVAILRADRDPQALTSRLLECALRTAQSL